CTCCGCTTCCAGGCCTCGCCTCTGTGGCCTCCCCAGGGAGGACTGTCGCTGGGAGGCgacacctcccccacccctccttcccctgcccgcAGGTTCCACTGCTcctggtgctggcacacctggcAGTCGCCCCACGTGGTCATCCTCTTCCACATGCACCTGGACCGCGCCCAGCGGGCGGGCTCGGTGCGCATGCGCGTCTTCAAGCAGCTGTGCTACGAGTGTGGCACGGCGCGGCTGGACGAGTCGAGCATGCTGGAGGAGAACATCGAGGGCCTGGTGGACAACCTCATCACCAGCCTGCGCGAGCAGTGCTACGGGGAGGATGGCGGCCAGTACCGCATCCACGTGGCCGGCCGCCCAGAGGGCGGACAGCATCGCAGCGAGTTCTGCGAGGCCTGTCAGGAGGGCATCGTGCACTGGAAGCCCAGCGAGAAgctgctggaggaggaggccaCCACCTACTCGTTCCCGGATGCCTCCAAGCCGGGGGCCCCAGGGAGCTTGGGCTACAACTTCTCCCTTCGCTGGTGCCTTTTCTGGGGCTCCCTCTTCCTGCTCATGGTCTACCTGCAGTTCTCCTTCCgcagctctgcctttctttaAAGTGGGGCTGAGCGGGGCTGCGGGAGGCCACGTTGTGGGCCGGATGCTGCTGAGATTCCGTGTTTGACCCTGGACAGCTCACCCGCCGCTCTGGGCCTCAACGGATTCCTCTGCAGGATGAAGAGTTTGTATTAGGAGATTTGTAATGGTCCTTCCATGAAATCTTCCGGAATGGGCGTGGGGGGCGGGAAGGGAGGATTTAGAACTGGCCAGCCTTGGAGTTAGTGCTAGTCCCACAGTGAGGGAGCTTATTCCTTTCCCTCTCCAGTTGCCGCTTTGCTTTCCTTCCTAGCCTGCACTCCGATAGCATTTCTCTTCACCCTGCATCATTGTTCATCTTCCGCTGCCTCTGACCATCCTGCCGTGGTAGCCCTGGCA
Above is a genomic segment from Lepus europaeus isolate LE1 chromosome 2, mLepTim1.pri, whole genome shotgun sequence containing:
- the RTP2 gene encoding receptor-transporting protein 2; the encoded protein is MSASLTICEWKKVFYEKMEVAKPADSWELIIDPSLKPGELAPGWKQYLEQHASGRFHCSWCWHTWQSPHVVILFHMHLDRAQRAGSVRMRVFKQLCYECGTARLDESSMLEENIEGLVDNLITSLREQCYGEDGGQYRIHVAGRPEGGQHRSEFCEACQEGIVHWKPSEKLLEEEATTYSFPDASKPGAPGSLGYNFSLRWCLFWGSLFLLMVYLQFSFRSSAFL